Part of the Streptomyces sp. HSG2 genome, TCCCGCCACACACCCGCCCACTTGCCGGGCATCACCCCCGGAACATAGGCGAGCCGGAACGAGGGAGGTCCTGCCGAGCCAGTCACCGGCCCAGGGTACCCGGCGAGGTCGGGAGCGGCGCGGGTGGTCGATACCCTGGTGGACATGACGTCGCACCAGAACACCCAGACCATGAAGCCCGCGACCGCGGCGAGGAAGCTGGGTGTGTACCTCGAGGCCACCCCGGCGGAGTTCCGGGCGGGCCTCGTCTCGCGCGCCGAGCTCGGCGCGCTCCAGTCCGACCCCCCGCAATGGCTCCGTGACCTGCGTCGGGAGGGCCCTCACCCTCGACAGGTGGTGGCCGCGAGGCTGGGGGTCTCGATCGCGGGACTGCGTCGCGGAGGATTGACGGAGGCGCTGACCACCGCGGAAATCGAGGCGGTGCGGGAAGAGAACCCCGAGTGGCTGGTCCGAGAGCGTGCGGTACAGGCCGACGTGCGCAAGGAGGCCTCCCGCGTCAAGAAGTTGCGGACCGAACGCGCCGATCGGGGCTGAGGCGCCCACGGGGTTCCCGTCGGCAGGGCACCGGCACGAGGCGAGGGGCGGCGGGGCTTCTCTCGGGCCGATCCGACCACCGGCGGGTGGCGACGGGAACGTCGATCGCCCTCCGGACGACATCGGCGCCCCGCCGGCACGGTTTCACGCCCCGCCGGTGACGGACCGGACACCCCCCGCGAGGTGTCCCCGGGGGCCCGCCCGTCGGAGACCGGTCCGCAGGAGACGTTGCGCGGTACCGGACAAGGGTGGAACGCTGGAAGAGGACACCCACACCAGGGACGCCGAAGGACCGCGTCACCCGACCGGAGCGATCGTCGGCCCTCCCGCGCCCGACGCGGGCGTGGGCCGACGCGCCGCCCGCCGCTTGGAGGCAGCCGTGAACAGCGCCGACGGATGGGGGGACGACGTCTATCAGCCCGACGGTTCCGAACAGCGGGAGGACACCGGGGTGCTGGACTCGGGTGACACGCTGGAGGACGACGGCGTCGACGACCCGTTGGACCGAGGCTGGTCCCCGCCCGAGCGGCCCCGGGCCGTCGAGCGGGACGGGGTGACCG contains:
- a CDS encoding DUF5997 family protein → MTSHQNTQTMKPATAARKLGVYLEATPAEFRAGLVSRAELGALQSDPPQWLRDLRREGPHPRQVVAARLGVSIAGLRRGGLTEALTTAEIEAVREENPEWLVRERAVQADVRKEASRVKKLRTERADRG